One segment of Podospora pseudopauciseta strain CBS 411.78 chromosome 5 map unlocalized CBS411.78m_5.2, whole genome shotgun sequence DNA contains the following:
- a CDS encoding uncharacterized protein (COG:F; EggNog:ENOG503NUT6) produces MRFMRCAFASFLALRGGQLGLAAATPPRNSSIANSPPEPRLDGKITPKVMIVNMFAPEAQVWYDNMPPHSHGNLLAVNITIPGLSPRYPHVHCREDLQVCQVTTCEGEINAASSAMALLLSPKFNLTKTYFLLAGIAGANPKYSTIGGVALARYTVQVALQYEFDAREMPDNFTTGYVAYGTTQPEEYPKILYGTEVFEVSNALRDAAFNYAVRANLSDNEDSKKYRARYKPEGNIFAKASSGPEVVKCDTVTSDVYYSGMLLSEAFERTTGVWTNGTGRYCMTAQEDNAVLGSLVRMAVYGVVDFSRVVVMRTGSNFDRPPPNVTAYEHLLVLKQNGFEVAIQNLYLAGIEIVNGILKDWGAVFDKGIKPCNYIGDVLGSLGGEPDFGPGSETKGVGFRPPGNSTTRAIV; encoded by the exons ATGCGCTTCATGCGGTGCGCGTTCGCCTCATTTCTGGCCTTGCGCGGTGGCCAGCTTGGCTTGGCCGCTGCTACTCCTCCGAGGAATAGCAGCATCGCAAACAGCCCTCCTGAGCCGAGACTTGATGGGAAAATCACCCCCAAGGTCATGATCGTCAACATG TTCGCCCCCGAAGCCCAAGTCTGGTACGACAACATGCCCCCCCACAGCCACGGTAACCTCCTGGccgtcaacatcaccatccccggcCTCTCCCCACGATACCCCCACGTTCACTGCAGAGAAGACCTCCAAGTCTGCCAGGTGACCACCTGCGAAGGCGAAATCAACGCCGCCTCGTCGGCCatggccctcctcctctcccccaagtTCAACCTCACAAAGACATACTTCCTCCTAGCCGGCATAGCAGGCGCGAACCCAAAGTACTCCACCATCGGCGGCGTAGCCCTGGCGCGGTACACCGTCCAAGTAGCTCTCCAATACGAATTCGACGCCCGGGAGATGCCAGACAACTTCACGACGGGGTATGTTGCTTATGGCACCACGCAGCCGGAGGAGTACCCCAAGATTCTGTACGGGACAGAAGTGTTTGAGGTGAGCAACGCGCTGCGGGACGCGGCGTTTAATTATGCCGTCAGGGCGAATTTGAGCGATAACGAGGACTCGAAGAAGTACCGGGCGAGGTATAAGCCGGAGGGGAATATTTTTGCCAAGGCGTCGAGTGGGCCGGAGGTGGTCAAGTGTGATACCGTCACGAGCGATGTTTATTACTCGGGGATGTTGCTGAGCGAGGCGTTTGAAAGGACGACGGGGGTTTGGACGAATGGGACGGGGAGGTACTGCATGACGGCGCAGGAGGATAATGCGGTGCTGGGTTcgttggtgaggatggcggtTTATGGGGTTGTGGACTTTTCGAGGGTTGTTGTTATGAGGACTG GGTCTAACTTTGatcgtcctcctcctaaCGTCACTGCCTATGAGCATTTGCTTGTTCTCAAGCAGAATGGCTTCGAGGTTGCGATTCAGAATCTCTATCTTGCGGGGATTGAGATTGTGAATGGGATTCTGAAGGATTGGGGGGCGGTTTTTGATAAGGGGATTAAGCCTTGCAATTATATTGGTGATGTGCTTGGGTCTTTGGGTGGTGAACCAGATTTTGGTCCGGGGAGTGAGacgaagggggtggggtttAGGCCTCCTGGGAACAGCAC